One genomic window of Metopolophium dirhodum isolate CAU chromosome 4, ASM1992520v1, whole genome shotgun sequence includes the following:
- the LOC132942659 gene encoding uncharacterized protein LOC132942659, producing MVEKCIVEISRLNFEDIFKASKGFALKMNGSFIKTKISEEITVEDDFPETRIRRKKRMFDEMCNDEAPTDPKLKFKIEVFQSILDQLQTSLNDRFSNNKCIIADMQYLLPKYYNDVKNKLIPESALNQLSILSSVNRSKLIDELEHFATIYSQLVEPLCKKTSHMYNTSNEDHDFIQNYIDYEDLNLEWDCEISKTKFERNTNIVHNRDNCLLCVYKLLHSLNMHLPTYSNLCATIEYVLTLSISQVNCERVFSKLKIIKNRLRASISNDHLEAFILMSVEKEILDQISLEDIIEYLKSSSSLMSKLLS from the exons ATGGTGGAAAAGTGCATTGTAGAAATAAGTAGATTAAATTTTGAAGATATTTTTAAGGCATCTAAAGGTTTTGCTTTAAAAATGAATGGTAGCTttatcaaaactaaaatatctgAAGAAATAACTGTTGAAGATGACTTCCCTGAGACGAGGATCAGACGTAAGAAACGTATGTTTGATGAAATGTGTAATGATGAAGCACCAACTGACCCAaaacttaaattcaaaattgaggTATTTCAAAGCATTCTTGACCAATTGCAAACTAGTTTGAATGACAGATTTtccaataataaatgtattattgctGATATGCAATATCtgttaccaaaatattataatgatgtaaaaAACAAACTAATTCCTGAGTCAGCATTAAATCAACTTTCAATACTGTCATCAGTTAATCGATCAAAATTAATTGATGAATTGGAACATTTTGCTACAATATATAGTCAGTTAGTGGAACCCTTGTGCAAAAAAACCAGTCATATGTACAACACTTCTAATGAAGACCatgattttatacaaaattatattgattatgaaGACCTTAACCTCGAATGGGATTGTGAAATATCCAAGACAA aatttgaacgaaacacaaatattgtacataatcgTGATAATTGCTTGCTTTGTGTATATAAACTGCTTCATTCGCTTAATATGCATTTGCCAACATATTCTAATTTATGTGCTACTATCGAATATGTTCTAACTTTATCCATTAGCCAAGTGAATTGCGAACGAGTTTTcagtaagttaaaaataataaaaaatcgtcTTAGAGCATCAATATCGAATGATCATTTAGAGGCTTTCATTCTTATGTCggttgaaaaagaaatattggATCAAATATCATTGGAAGATATTATAGAGTATTTAAAATCTTCATCATCACTTATGTCTAAATTATTAtcttaa